A region of Cucumis melo cultivar AY chromosome 2, USDA_Cmelo_AY_1.0, whole genome shotgun sequence DNA encodes the following proteins:
- the LOC103491951 gene encoding uncharacterized protein LOC103491951 encodes MASFSRILSPFSLFLLILVISTQTHLSFSARDLLLKSSDIHDLLPLYGFPVGLLPSNVKSYTLSDDGSFVIELESACYVQFADLVYYGKTIKGKLSYGSLSDVSGIQVKKLFAWLPITGMRVTSDSKSIEFQVGFLSEALPFSMFESIPTCRKKACLEGKTEAV; translated from the coding sequence ATGGCTTCCTTCTCCAGAATCCTCTCCCCATTTTCACTATTTCTTCTGATTCTTGTCATCTCCACTCAAACCCACCTCTCCTTTTCAGCAAGGGATCTTCTCCTCAAGTCATCTGATATCCACGATCTTCTTCCCCTTTACGGTTTTCCAGTCGGTCTCTTACCCAGCAATGTCAAGTCCTACACTCTCTCAGACGATGGTAGCTTCGTAATCGAACTCGAAAGCGCTTGCTATGTCCAGTTCGCTGATCTGGTCTATTACGGAAAGACGATCAAGGGGAAATTGAGCTATGGGTCATTGAGCGATGTTTCTGGGATTCAAGTCAAGAAGTTGTTCGCCTGGCTTCCTATTACTGGAATGAGGGTTACTTCAGACTCTAAATCCATCGAGTTTCAGGTTGGGTTCTTGTCTGAGGCTTTGCCGTTCAGCATGTTTGAGTCCATTCCTACATGCAGAAAGAAAGCTTGCCTAGAAGGGAAAACAGAGGCAGTGTGA